Sequence from the Ascaphus truei isolate aAscTru1 chromosome 3, aAscTru1.hap1, whole genome shotgun sequence genome:
GGGTTATAATTGTTTTTAACCTGGACATTCCAAGTCACCTAAAAGAAATAGAAATGTGGCATAGCAGCTTTATCCAGCAGCAGAGATTACAGGAGAATCGGTGTCTTCTAATTGCACATCACAAGCCCGGGTCAGGGGATGATCGAGAGCGTCCAGATTTATGTAAGTAATGAAAAGCAATGGTATTTGTTTTCTATAAAACAGGTGCAGTTTTTTTTGTACTCACCATGCCCAACTATTGCAGCaatgagactttgataaatacacCCATTTGAGTTGGAGTCAAATGTTCCAGTTGTCTAGATTTCTGTCTCTGAAGAGTAAAACTTGACACAATAGCAGATTTTATTAGCAGATAAATTTGCCTTTCTGAAGCCACTTTAGTTGACTAATCTGTAAATCTCAGCTTGGAGTAACCTTCAGATCACCATCACATGCAACCCATCAAAATGAGCTTTCCCTACTCTGCATGCAAAATTCTAAACCAGATTACACTCATGTAGCAAATCAACACTGATATTTTACCCACTTCAGTACCGAAGTGGCTTTTAATATATACATGATGATAAATTCATATGTTATTAAAGGAATGAATTGCCTTCATTTGATCAACAAACATATATCGCCGCATACTCCAACTAAATAAAGATTTTGGTACAGTTACACACCCTCTTCCTCAAGTGCATTTTACATCTATATGATTTATTATATTACCACTAGGTGGAAGTATAACATAACTATTTGTTAAACTCCAGCAGTGTTTTCTCTGGAAACTACTGGGCATAGAAGGGTAGGTAGCCGTATTCTCTGGAAACTACTGTATCTCAAagtatttgtattttgtttttagctGTAAAAAATGAATTTATATGTAAAATCTCAAATGTACAACATCCAAAGCATGGTGTTGTTATAAGTATAAAATAGTACTCGTTTTGTGGTACTCTTATCCATTACATGGCACTTGTTAATAAGTTTGAAACTACATCACAGCACGAAAGTAAGGTGCAGCACGTCAAGCATATTCTTTCACATCCTGTTTGTTGACTTAGAGGTTTAAATAAATGGGGATTTTCATCCAAATAGGACCTGAACGCCCGCTTCAGTCAATATAGATTTAACCTCTTAATCTGCTACTCACTGGCTaactcagtgtttttcaaccgggaTCCCACGAGCATCCCTAAAGCGTTtgctgcaattttcaggtcatttgaaaattgtcccaaatacagaagaatttaccatgcatctgatctcagacacgcaattagagagggttggtgttcctttactatgcatctaatctcagacacgctattagagagggttggggttccgcagaattttacaatataattttagggttccgtaaccaaaaaaaaggttacGAAAACTCCAGTTCACCATGGGTAAGATCACCATGCAAGGGTAGACTTTTTCTCTGTTAGAGGTTTATCATGTTCTCcaaacaaacatttaaaaatcACAATAAATGTTGGTGCTGAAAATAAATATGTAAACCCAATTAACTCCTGGAACTTCCGATAAAGAGTTTATCGTCTTTCATTTGGCACACTAATTCTTGCCAAGTGATAACTTGTGCTATAAAGATAACATTCTTCAAAGGTATAATAACAATCCAAGAATATCAAACCTTTTGCTTCTAGAAGTTCCCCCAAAACATTGTGCTGCAATTTTTTGCTGGCTCCCCTTACATCTAAAATTAACATCAATATCATCTCCCCCTATTTCTCTGCTTTGTTTTACAGCCCCTGCACTAGCTAAGCTGCCGCTCGTACATTCCAATCTAGAAGAAGACCCTGAGGATGTTAAGATGGAATTTACAAAGTACCTCCGAGGCATAGTGAACTTGCTGTCtgagagcagagaccgggaggagATGTCTTTTATCATATAAAATCACACAAATGCTAAGCTATGCAATGAGTTGTTTATGCCTTGTGGTTGTGAGTTCCTTTTCCCCACTCCCAAACCTGGACTTAAGGATTCAAGGTGTACATTGATTGTAAGGAAGAATACTATTGTACTATTTACATGACATGTTTTTGATGGCCACCCAAAAAAAAGTCAAGGTTAAAAACAAAAAGGAAATAACTGCTTAGCTTGCTGTAATCTACAATCCAGATCGTTGTGTAATGCAATAGATATTTtagagcaggcctgcccaactcgtaaagtgagaagggccaaactgctccaaggaaaaaaaaattgggccgcacgggttaaatcatcatcatcctcatatctcccccagaacccctcactatcaacctttacgatactccccatctatctctcatacccccatctctccccctcacccacacaataccccctccacatccccccagcccattccatgtcagcagcccccccaagtcagcatcccatgtcagcatccccacccacaagtcagcatcccccccatgtctctcttccttcaatatgacactctgtccccctcccctaaatgacac
This genomic interval carries:
- the IFT22 gene encoding intraflagellar transport protein 22 homolog isoform X1, whose amino-acid sequence is MFKAKVLIVGPSECGKTVLANFLSDTTEPVGGEYNPTQGVRILEFEGPNVNGNKGSACEVELWDCGGDNKFESCWPAMIKDSHGVIIVFNLDIPSHLKEIEMWHSSFIQQQRLQENRCLLIAHHKPGSGDDRERPDLSPALAKLPLVHSNLEEDPEDVKMEFTKYLRGIVNLLSESRDREEMSFII
- the IFT22 gene encoding intraflagellar transport protein 22 homolog isoform X2, with the translated sequence MIKDSHGVIIVFNLDIPSHLKEIEMWHSSFIQQQRLQENRCLLIAHHKPGSGDDRERPDLSPALAKLPLVHSNLEEDPEDVKMEFTKYLRGIVNLLSESRDREEMSFII